The sequence CCCCTTCTCCATAAGGGACGCTTCGTTGCGCATCGAGGCGCACGCGCATACCTACGCCTTCTTTCGTTATCCGATTGAGACACAAGCGCACGGCCTTGTCCTCAAGGCAAGCCAGGGGACGGATGCCGGCATGTCCTGGGGAGCGGGGGCATTGCTTCGGTTCGCTGATGGCGCAAGCCTCCGCATCGGCACGCGCGGCGACGGCCTGGTCCAGACGGATATCCTCGGCGAGCAACGTTGTCTCAGTGCGTTGAACGTCAATGACTGGGTTTGGCTGCGCGCGCGCTGGGGAACACGCTGGGGCGCCGTGGAATATAGCCGAGACGGGCACAGTTTCGAGCGGCTCCAGTCCTTCGATCATCGAGGCCGCTTCGGTCAACGGGCGGTGGAATTGCTCGTTGGGAAAGTGCCCTATAATGGGCAGGCGAACGACCATACGGAGGTCGGCCCGGTGGGCCACTGCAATATCGAGTTTGTGCACGTTTACGGGGAGTAACTCATGAGCCACGCGATTCTTGTTCTCACGTTGCTTTCGACGGGCGGCCTCCCTTCCTGGGAATTCGAGAATCCGGACGCACTCGACCAGTGGAAGCCCAACGCTCATCTGGAGGACGCTGCCGTCGCCGGCGGCGTGCTGCACGCGCGCGCGGTCGACTGGGACCCCTATTTTCACTGCACCGGCATGGAATTACCCGCGAATCCCTGGCAGTACGTCCTGATCCGCATCAAGGCGAGCCGCGGCGGCACGGCCGACCTGTTTTGGAGCGGTGCGACCGAGGGGCCAAACGGCGGCCTTACAGAGAAGAAGAAAACCTCCTTCCAGGTTTCCGGCGACGGCGCCTGGCGCGAAATTCCTGTCTTCCCTTTCTGGCACGTGGAAGGCGCCATCCGTCAGATGCGCCTGGACGTGTATCCCGATGCTGAATTCGATATCGATTGGATTCGCGTTGCGTCGTGGGGCGATGGCGTTGCGCCGGCACAGGACGTGTATGCGTGGACCTTTCCCGACGGCGACATGTCGGCGTGGACTGTCACGCCGCAAGCCGGGGAACGTTTCTCTCCGCCGCTCGACCTTCCTCTCGGCAATCGCGGTTTCGTGACGGTGCGCCTGAGCGCGGCGCAAGACTGCGAAGGCCGGGTTCTCTGGGCCGCGCCGGAAACGCCCGGCCTGCAATTTGAGTCCTTCTGCATCCGGGGCGACGGGCGCGTCCGCGACTACAACGTGGAAGTGCAGAGCTATCCGTCATGGGGCAAGCGAATCGCCATGCTCGGCCTGCGTCTGCCCCCCAGTCCCGGGTTCAAGGTGGAATCCGTCAGCCTCAACGAGACTCCCATTGGCCCGCCGGACCTGCAGGTCGTCTACTTCGGTTGCGAGAACGGCGTAAACCGTGCGGGCTGCCCCGCGCGCGTAATCGCGCATGTCGAAAACCGCGGCGGCGCATCAGAACAGCCCATCACCTTCGCCATCGAAGCACAGGACGGACTGCGTGTGTCCGGCAATGCCTCGGCCCGCGCCGCAACGCCCGTCTACGCGGAAACCGCCGATGCCGTGTTCGAGGTTGCCGCGGACCAGCCTGGAACCTACACGGTCAAGCTGCGCATCAACGCGGCGGGCGCCCCTGAAACGGAGGTCATGTCCGTGCTGGAAATCCTGCCCGCCGTAAGCGTCCCGGCGGCCGGTTACCCGCCCGAGCCGCGCCCCGTGGACACGGACCTGGACGTACTCGCGTACTACTTCCCGGGCTGGGCCACGGAGGCGTCGTGGGACTGCATCCGGCGCATCGCCCCGAACCGCAAGCCGCTGCTGGGTTATTACGACGAGGCAAACCCCGAATGCGTGGATTGGCAGATCAAGTGGGCCGTCGAGAACGGCATCACCGGGTTTCTCGTCGATTGGTACTGGAACAAGGGCAGCCAGCATCTCACGCACTGGTTCGAGGCGTACCGCAAGGCCCGCTATCGCGACATGCTGCGCGTCGCGGTCATGTGGGCCAATCACAATCCGCCGGGGTCGCACAGCCGCGACGACTGGCGCGCCGTCACGCGCGAGTGGGTCGACAGGTATTTCAATTTGCCCAGTTACTATCGTCTTAACGATACGCCCGCCGTGTTTCTCTGGGCGCCGAACCTGATACGCAATGACCTGGGCGGCTCCGCCGAGGTCAAGGCGGCATTTGCCGAGTCGCAGCAGACCGCGCGCGAAGCGGGATACCGCGGCATCCTATTCGTCGCCGTCAACGACTGCCAGTCCACGGCCGATGCGCGCACTCTGCTGGACGAGGGCTACTTCGGCGCGACGAATTATCACGAATGGGGCCGCGCCACGGAATTGAGCACGACGCCAAACCGCGCGCAATTCCAGGATGTCACCACTACGGCCCCTGAGAAATGGGCCGAACGCAATACCATGTGCGGAGATCTAGTCTACTTCCCGCTCGTCGATACGGGGTGGGATTCCCGCCCGTGGCACGGCGCGAAATCGCTTGTCATCAGCGGGCGGACGGTTCCGCTGTTCGAGGAATTGCTCCGCGCCGGCAAGGAGTTCTCTCGCGCGCAGGAGCGGCCGTTCGTAGTGCTTGGGCCTGTCAATGAGTGGGGCGAAGGCAGCTATATCGAGCCGTGCACCGAATTCGGTTTCGGCATGTATGAAGCGGTGCGCCGCGTCTTTGCGGCGGGGGCGCCCGAAGCCTGGCCCGTGAACATCGGGCCCGCGGACGCCGGGCTTGGCCCGTATGACCTTCCAGCCGCGCCGCCCACAACCGCATGGGATTTTGGCGACGGGTGTCAAGGCTGGTCCGCCATGATGGGCGTCACGCCGCCGGCTTCAAAGAACGGATGCCTCTACTTCGAGACCACGTCGAGTGATCCGGCGCTCCAGACGCCCACGCGGGGACTGCTTGCGCGCGACGCGCCCGCGCTGCGCATCCGCATGCGC comes from Candidatus Hydrogenedentota bacterium and encodes:
- a CDS encoding glycoside hydrolase family 99-like domain-containing protein, yielding MSHAILVLTLLSTGGLPSWEFENPDALDQWKPNAHLEDAAVAGGVLHARAVDWDPYFHCTGMELPANPWQYVLIRIKASRGGTADLFWSGATEGPNGGLTEKKKTSFQVSGDGAWREIPVFPFWHVEGAIRQMRLDVYPDAEFDIDWIRVASWGDGVAPAQDVYAWTFPDGDMSAWTVTPQAGERFSPPLDLPLGNRGFVTVRLSAAQDCEGRVLWAAPETPGLQFESFCIRGDGRVRDYNVEVQSYPSWGKRIAMLGLRLPPSPGFKVESVSLNETPIGPPDLQVVYFGCENGVNRAGCPARVIAHVENRGGASEQPITFAIEAQDGLRVSGNASARAATPVYAETADAVFEVAADQPGTYTVKLRINAAGAPETEVMSVLEILPAVSVPAAGYPPEPRPVDTDLDVLAYYFPGWATEASWDCIRRIAPNRKPLLGYYDEANPECVDWQIKWAVENGITGFLVDWYWNKGSQHLTHWFEAYRKARYRDMLRVAVMWANHNPPGSHSRDDWRAVTREWVDRYFNLPSYYRLNDTPAVFLWAPNLIRNDLGGSAEVKAAFAESQQTAREAGYRGILFVAVNDCQSTADARTLLDEGYFGATNYHEWGRATELSTTPNRAQFQDVTTTAPEKWAERNTMCGDLVYFPLVDTGWDSRPWHGAKSLVISGRTVPLFEELLRAGKEFSRAQERPFVVLGPVNEWGEGSYIEPCTEFGFGMYEAVRRVFAAGAPEAWPVNIGPADAGLGPYDLPAAPPTTAWDFGDGCQGWSAMMGVTPPASKNGCLYFETTSSDPALQTPTRGLLARDAPALRIRMRIDGPVREGERAQLFWSCGGAAMSEATSVDFVIAADGGWRNYEVDLSRHPRWRGRISALRFDPCATRDAKIHVDTFAFQTGRAAEASAP